A section of the Petrimonas sulfuriphila genome encodes:
- the ssb gene encoding single-stranded DNA-binding protein, whose translation MSVNKVILVGNVGKDPEIKYFDNDNVKANFPLATSERGYTAANGTQVPERTEWHNIVCWRGLAQIVEKFVKKGTQLYIEGKIRSRSYDDQNGVKRYITEIYADNVEMLNRRAGAGEGAGFQNDKHDTSYNDPVDLNDNSEADDLPF comes from the coding sequence ATGTCGGTAAATAAAGTTATTTTAGTAGGAAATGTAGGGAAAGACCCGGAGATCAAGTATTTTGACAATGACAACGTTAAAGCGAATTTCCCTTTGGCAACCAGCGAGAGAGGATACACGGCAGCAAACGGGACGCAGGTTCCCGAACGTACGGAATGGCACAATATTGTTTGTTGGAGAGGATTGGCACAGATTGTAGAAAAATTTGTGAAAAAAGGCACACAATTGTATATCGAGGGAAAGATCCGTTCACGTTCGTATGACGATCAAAACGGTGTAAAAAGATATATTACCGAAATCTATGCCGATAACGTAGAAATGCTTAACCGCAGAGCCGGAGCGGGAGAAGGTGCAGGTTTTCAGAACGATAAACACGACACTTCTTACAACGATCCGGTAGATTTGAACGATAATTCTGAAGCAGATGATTTGCCGTTTTAA
- a CDS encoding 4'-phosphopantetheinyl transferase superfamily protein, protein MLLRKEHIDGDGLIGIGKITDNHQALLLSLPQSQQRAAEEYVSKMRSERRVIEWLTTRVLLFELLGEEKMIDNRPDGRPFLIDGSYKISISHTKDYAAVLLHKQHSVGIDVETISGRVSKLADKFISENEYIDHSQQVIHQLLHWSAKETMFKMMEESEIDFKEHLHIHPFNPERKGVFQANESKTPQQKTFQIHYEVLPDAVLTWAVDR, encoded by the coding sequence ATGTTGCTTCGCAAGGAACATATCGACGGGGACGGTCTTATCGGCATAGGAAAAATAACCGACAATCACCAGGCTTTACTTCTTTCGTTGCCTCAATCGCAGCAGAGAGCTGCGGAGGAGTATGTTTCAAAAATGCGTTCGGAAAGGAGAGTTATTGAATGGCTTACCACCCGGGTTTTATTGTTTGAGCTTTTGGGTGAAGAAAAAATGATCGACAACCGTCCTGACGGGAGGCCATTCTTAATCGATGGATCCTACAAGATAAGCATTTCCCACACGAAAGACTATGCGGCTGTTTTGCTGCATAAGCAACATTCCGTTGGGATTGATGTGGAAACCATTTCGGGACGGGTGAGCAAACTGGCGGATAAATTTATTTCAGAAAACGAGTATATCGATCACTCGCAACAGGTAATCCATCAACTCCTGCACTGGTCGGCGAAAGAAACCATGTTTAAGATGATGGAGGAGAGTGAAATAGACTTCAAGGAACACCTTCATATTCACCCTTTTAATCCCGAGAGAAAGGGCGTTTTTCAAGCCAACGAATCCAAAACACCCCAGCAAAAAACGTTTCAAATTCACTACGAGGTACTGCCGGATGCGGTATTAACCTGGGCGGTGGACAGATAA
- a CDS encoding Rne/Rng family ribonuclease, which translates to MASELVVDVQPKEITLAVLDNKKLVELQQESQSESYAVGNIYLGRVKKLMPALNAAFVDVGHKKDAFLHYLDLGVEFNSVSSFLKTIEDKKKIPLLQKMKLQPEIEKDGSISDKLKVGQEVLVQVAKEPISTKGPRLTAEISFAGRFMVLIPFIDRVSVSQKIKSREERARLRQLVQSIKPKNFGVIIRTNAEEKRVAELDAELKVLVKRWEDTAEKLPKAKAPSLVFEETGRTVGLLRDIFSPSFEQIHINDQDVAKQIAEYVGLIAPDRKNVVKHYNGAAPILDNFGITKQIKSLFGKTVTFKNGAYLIIEHTEALHVIDVNSGNRNKQSLGQEDSAFEVNVAAAEEIARQLRLRDMGGIIVVDFIDMSSGDHRNKLFNKMNEFLASDRAKHKILPLSKFGLMQITRQRVRPEMELATSEVCPTCFGKGKIKSSILFTDTLEGKIDYLVNKLKVKKFSLHIHPYVAAYIQQGLFSLKYKWKKKYNVALKVIPNQSLGFLQYVFYDKENNEIDLKEEIEMK; encoded by the coding sequence GTGGCAAGCGAACTTGTAGTGGATGTTCAGCCTAAGGAGATTACGCTGGCGGTTCTCGATAACAAAAAACTCGTAGAGTTACAACAAGAGAGCCAGAGTGAATCTTACGCGGTGGGAAACATCTATTTAGGCAGGGTCAAAAAATTGATGCCTGCGCTAAATGCTGCATTTGTAGATGTAGGACACAAAAAGGACGCTTTTCTTCACTATTTGGATTTAGGGGTAGAATTTAACTCTGTTTCGAGTTTTCTGAAAACGATTGAAGACAAGAAAAAGATTCCGTTGTTGCAGAAAATGAAATTGCAGCCCGAAATCGAGAAAGACGGTTCCATATCGGACAAATTAAAGGTGGGACAGGAGGTCCTGGTGCAGGTCGCCAAAGAACCTATTTCGACCAAAGGCCCGAGGTTGACAGCCGAAATTTCTTTTGCCGGAAGATTCATGGTGCTGATACCGTTTATCGATCGCGTTTCGGTTTCGCAAAAAATTAAATCGCGTGAGGAACGCGCACGCCTTCGACAACTCGTGCAAAGCATTAAGCCCAAGAACTTTGGCGTAATCATTCGTACTAACGCCGAAGAGAAAAGAGTCGCAGAACTTGATGCAGAGTTAAAAGTATTGGTTAAACGTTGGGAAGATACTGCAGAGAAATTGCCAAAAGCAAAAGCACCGTCGCTGGTTTTTGAAGAAACGGGACGGACGGTCGGATTGCTTCGCGATATTTTCAGCCCATCGTTTGAACAGATCCACATCAATGATCAGGATGTGGCAAAACAGATTGCCGAGTATGTCGGTTTAATTGCTCCCGACCGGAAAAATGTAGTCAAACATTACAACGGAGCAGCACCAATATTGGACAACTTTGGCATCACCAAACAGATTAAATCGCTCTTTGGCAAAACCGTTACGTTTAAGAACGGCGCTTATCTCATTATAGAGCACACCGAGGCATTACACGTTATTGACGTGAACAGCGGAAACCGCAATAAACAATCGCTCGGTCAGGAAGACAGTGCTTTTGAGGTGAATGTTGCTGCCGCTGAGGAAATTGCCCGCCAGCTGCGTCTGCGTGATATGGGTGGCATCATTGTAGTCGATTTTATCGACATGAGTTCGGGCGATCATCGCAACAAGCTGTTCAATAAGATGAACGAGTTTCTGGCATCGGACAGAGCGAAACACAAAATTCTCCCGCTGAGCAAATTCGGGTTGATGCAAATCACGCGTCAGCGCGTGCGCCCCGAAATGGAATTAGCCACAAGCGAGGTGTGCCCCACTTGCTTTGGAAAAGGGAAGATTAAATCGTCGATTTTATTTACCGACACGTTGGAGGGTAAAATCGATTATTTAGTAAACAAGCTAAAAGTGAAGAAATTCAGTCTGCATATACATCCTTATGTTGCAGCTTATATTCAACAAGGTTTATTCTCGTTGAAATACAAATGGAAAAAGAAATACAATGTTGCTTTGAAAGTAATACCCAATCAGAGTTTGGGATTCCTGCAATATGTGTTTTACGACAAAGAAAATAACGAAATAGACCTGAAAGAAGAAATTGAAATGAAATAA
- the gldE gene encoding gliding motility-associated protein GldE, with protein sequence MDPDPLSLIYPEVQAAALSAADYLLIVLTLTLTFINSIISGAEIAFFSLNQEETEGINTDADPASVRVSHLLQNPERLLSAIVISYNALNITIVTLLFYLLNLIPYFSGSNNKIILEFLFIIAFILLFVEIIPKTYASQRSLAFARSHSRFIQILNKLMNPFSSFLVRTSHIFSKSVIRKRYEISMDDLSKALEITSGEITQEQEKDMLEGIIRFKDKTVEDILVSRSDMVAIDINTSFRDVIHFIVEAGFSRIPVFEENPDNIRGILYVKDLLPHLIKTENFRWQSLIRPAYFVPGTKRIDDLLEEFRANKNHMAIVVDEYGGTTGIVTMEDILEEIVGDISDEYDEEAKPFYTIAQDGSYIFEGKTSLEDFIEVTGVPEKDFEKLLEDADTIAGLMLELKGDFPKRKELVEYKKYGFQAEEMSKRRIMKVRFIPPKGDSD encoded by the coding sequence TTGGATCCTGATCCTCTTTCGCTTATATATCCTGAAGTACAAGCAGCCGCGCTGTCGGCAGCTGATTATTTGTTGATTGTACTTACCCTGACACTAACATTCATCAATTCGATTATTTCCGGTGCTGAAATTGCATTCTTCTCCCTCAATCAGGAAGAGACCGAAGGAATTAATACCGATGCAGATCCGGCATCCGTACGTGTTTCTCACTTGCTCCAGAACCCGGAAAGACTACTGAGCGCTATTGTTATTTCATACAATGCCCTAAACATAACGATCGTCACGTTGCTTTTCTACCTGCTGAACCTTATCCCCTACTTTTCGGGCAGCAACAATAAAATTATTCTCGAGTTCCTGTTTATCATCGCTTTCATACTCCTTTTTGTGGAAATTATTCCAAAAACATATGCTTCTCAACGATCGCTGGCTTTCGCCCGTAGCCATTCCCGGTTTATTCAAATCCTGAATAAATTGATGAATCCTTTTTCTTCGTTCCTGGTAAGAACAAGCCATATCTTTAGCAAAAGCGTTATTCGGAAAAGATACGAAATATCAATGGACGATCTATCCAAGGCACTTGAAATTACATCGGGTGAAATCACGCAGGAGCAGGAAAAAGATATGCTCGAGGGCATTATCCGTTTCAAGGACAAAACGGTGGAGGATATCCTGGTATCACGAAGCGATATGGTGGCTATCGATATCAACACCTCATTTAGGGATGTCATCCATTTTATTGTAGAAGCCGGGTTTTCGCGAATTCCCGTTTTCGAAGAGAACCCTGATAATATCAGGGGCATTTTATATGTTAAGGATCTGTTGCCACATCTTATTAAGACAGAAAATTTCCGCTGGCAATCCCTAATCCGTCCAGCCTATTTTGTGCCCGGCACAAAACGGATTGACGATCTGCTGGAAGAGTTTCGTGCCAACAAAAACCACATGGCGATTGTGGTGGACGAGTATGGAGGCACCACCGGGATTGTCACCATGGAAGACATTCTGGAAGAGATCGTTGGAGACATCAGTGATGAGTACGACGAAGAAGCAAAACCTTTCTATACCATTGCCCAGGACGGATCTTATATTTTTGAAGGGAAGACCTCCCTTGAAGATTTCATCGAAGTTACCGGTGTTCCGGAAAAAGATTTCGAAAAACTGCTGGAAGATGCCGACACCATTGCAGGATTGATGTTGGAGCTAAAAGGGGATTTCCCTAAACGTAAGGAGCTGGTGGAATACAAGAAATACGGATTTCAGGCTGAAGAGATGAGTAAACGCCGGATAATGAAAGTCCGGTTTATTCCTCCGAAAGGAGACAGCGACTAA
- the mutY gene encoding A/G-specific adenine glycosylase → MRKKESDKLISNILQEWYECHRRILPWRDSKDPYVVWVSEVILQQTRVSQGYDYFLRFMEKFPDIKSLARAQEDDVLKAWQGLGYYSRARNLHAAARQVMEKFDGVFPSSHNDILLLKGVGEYTAAAVASIVFGLPYPVVDGNVYRVLSRLFAIEEPIDSTSGKKLFTETATSILDQQDPGNHNQAIMELGALICTPRLPKCQDCPLQSVCLAFERKNMSDFPVKKGKTIPKIRYFNYFHIEQNGYTYIQKREHPDIWKNLYEFPLIETEKQSDLFMLQDHPGLSTLFQAADEIFLQHKLRLRHVLSHQIILADFYRVEFSKQEMSGLEKKFIKIPATSISEYPVSRLIHKYLETIYR, encoded by the coding sequence ATGCGTAAAAAAGAGAGCGACAAGCTGATCAGCAATATTTTACAAGAGTGGTACGAATGTCATCGACGAATTCTGCCCTGGAGAGATTCAAAAGACCCGTACGTCGTGTGGGTTTCAGAAGTTATTTTGCAACAAACCCGAGTAAGTCAGGGATATGACTACTTCCTGCGGTTTATGGAAAAATTCCCGGACATAAAATCGCTAGCCCGGGCGCAGGAAGATGACGTATTGAAAGCGTGGCAGGGATTGGGGTACTACTCACGGGCAAGAAACCTGCACGCAGCAGCCCGGCAGGTTATGGAAAAGTTTGACGGAGTTTTTCCCTCATCACACAACGACATCCTTTTGCTCAAGGGTGTTGGAGAATATACGGCCGCAGCTGTTGCATCCATCGTTTTTGGGCTACCCTACCCCGTTGTTGACGGAAATGTTTACCGGGTGTTATCGCGGCTGTTTGCCATTGAAGAACCTATAGATTCCACAAGCGGGAAGAAACTCTTTACCGAAACGGCTACATCCATTCTAGACCAACAAGATCCGGGTAATCACAATCAGGCCATTATGGAACTGGGCGCACTGATTTGCACCCCCAGGCTTCCCAAATGTCAGGACTGTCCTTTACAGAGTGTTTGCCTGGCTTTCGAAAGAAAAAACATGTCCGATTTTCCCGTCAAAAAAGGAAAAACAATCCCCAAAATACGCTATTTTAATTATTTTCATATCGAACAAAACGGATATACGTATATTCAGAAAAGGGAGCATCCAGATATCTGGAAAAATCTATACGAGTTCCCGCTTATCGAGACAGAGAAACAAAGCGATTTGTTTATGCTACAGGACCACCCTGGATTATCTACTCTTTTCCAAGCTGCTGACGAAATTTTTCTTCAACACAAACTCCGGCTCAGGCACGTGTTGTCGCATCAGATTATCCTTGCTGATTTTTATCGGGTTGAATTCAGCAAACAAGAAATGAGCGGTTTGGAGAAGAAATTTATCAAAATACCAGCTACATCCATATCCGAATATCCTGTATCGCGGCTTATCCATAAGTATCTCGAAACAATTTACCGGTAA
- a CDS encoding integration host factor subunit beta yields MTKADIVNEIAKNTGVDKASVLATVESFMEVVKDSLANKENVYLRGFGSFIVKKRAEKTARNISKNTTIIIPAHNIPAFKPAKTFVAQVKDNTNK; encoded by the coding sequence ATGACTAAGGCAGACATTGTAAACGAAATTGCGAAGAATACGGGTGTGGATAAGGCATCTGTTTTGGCAACAGTAGAATCTTTTATGGAGGTTGTAAAGGATTCGTTAGCAAATAAAGAGAACGTTTATCTGAGAGGTTTCGGTAGCTTTATCGTGAAAAAAAGAGCCGAAAAAACTGCTCGCAATATTTCTAAAAATACGACCATCATTATCCCTGCACACAATATACCTGCTTTTAAACCGGCAAAAACGTTTGTTGCTCAAGTAAAGGATAACACAAATAAATAA
- a CDS encoding RecQ family ATP-dependent DNA helicase translates to MESALFHGILKEYWGYDSFRPLQEEIIQSVWERKDTLGLMPTGGGKSLTFQVPALAMDGLCLVVTPLIALMKDQVDNLREKGIKATAVYSGMSRDEIITALENCIFGDYKFLYVSPERLSSDIFLTKLRAMNICLLVVDESHCISQWGYDFRPSYLNIADVRDRLVNVPVLALTATATCEVADDIQEKLHFGKKNVFRTGFERDNLSYVVRTAENKMAELIHILKSVKGSGIVYVRSRRETKEIAVALQKTKISADFFHAGLSHEEKVYKQNAWKTGECRVIVSTNAFGMGIDKPDVRLVIHMDLPNSLEEYYQEAGRAGRDGERSYAIVLYTKADSVKLKKRVSDSFPRKEFIIRVYEALGNYFQVAVGSGGSNVYDFNLHEFCHVFKFSHLQTHHALKILELAGYIEYTEEVDSRSRLRFLAFRDELYSLNLSKDNDELVHTILRNYTGVFSDDVYIDEAMLAIRLGRTREEVYQALIHLARLRYIYYVPHKKTPFIVYTSSREDTQFVAIPKSVYEERKKRFEKRIASMADYAENERICRSRMLLIYFDEKNPKDCGSCDVCLRKTETGLTNYEFNKIETLLAESLEATSPQRLDNLLQSIPGFPAEKVIKVIRFLVDRGRLSLNDDEIALSVHRPG, encoded by the coding sequence ATGGAGTCGGCATTGTTTCACGGTATCCTGAAAGAATACTGGGGTTACGATTCGTTTCGCCCGCTTCAGGAAGAGATTATTCAGTCGGTTTGGGAACGAAAAGATACGCTCGGGCTGATGCCTACAGGAGGTGGAAAGTCACTCACCTTCCAGGTTCCCGCGCTGGCCATGGACGGATTGTGTTTGGTTGTAACGCCGCTAATTGCGTTAATGAAGGATCAGGTAGACAACCTACGTGAGAAAGGCATTAAAGCCACGGCCGTTTATTCGGGAATGTCTCGCGATGAGATTATTACCGCTCTTGAGAATTGCATCTTCGGCGATTATAAATTCTTGTATGTCTCCCCCGAAAGGCTCTCTTCCGATATTTTTCTGACAAAACTCCGTGCCATGAACATTTGCCTGCTTGTGGTGGATGAGTCCCATTGTATCTCGCAATGGGGGTATGATTTTCGCCCTTCGTACCTGAATATTGCAGATGTCCGCGATCGCCTGGTGAATGTGCCCGTACTGGCGCTTACGGCAACGGCTACATGCGAAGTAGCCGACGATATCCAGGAAAAGTTGCATTTCGGGAAAAAGAATGTATTCCGGACAGGCTTTGAGCGGGATAACCTTTCGTATGTGGTTCGCACGGCCGAAAACAAAATGGCCGAACTTATACATATCTTAAAATCGGTAAAGGGTTCTGGCATTGTTTATGTGCGCAGCCGGCGGGAAACAAAAGAGATTGCGGTGGCTTTACAAAAGACAAAAATTTCGGCCGATTTTTTTCATGCGGGCTTATCGCATGAAGAAAAAGTGTATAAGCAAAATGCCTGGAAAACGGGTGAATGCCGCGTTATTGTTTCAACCAATGCCTTTGGAATGGGTATCGATAAGCCCGATGTGAGGTTGGTTATCCACATGGACTTGCCCAATTCACTGGAAGAGTATTATCAGGAGGCCGGACGAGCCGGACGCGACGGTGAACGTTCATACGCCATTGTTTTATATACGAAAGCGGATAGTGTCAAGCTTAAGAAACGGGTTTCCGACTCCTTCCCCCGGAAGGAATTCATCATAAGGGTTTACGAAGCGCTGGGCAATTACTTCCAGGTTGCCGTCGGTTCGGGGGGCAGTAACGTTTATGATTTTAACTTACATGAATTTTGCCACGTTTTTAAATTCTCCCACCTCCAGACGCATCACGCGTTAAAAATTCTTGAGCTGGCCGGGTACATTGAGTATACCGAAGAGGTGGATTCACGTTCCCGCTTGAGGTTTTTGGCTTTCCGGGATGAGCTTTATTCGTTGAACTTATCGAAAGACAATGATGAACTGGTTCATACCATTCTCAGAAACTATACCGGTGTTTTTTCGGATGATGTATATATCGACGAAGCTATGCTGGCCATCCGGTTGGGAAGAACGCGTGAAGAAGTTTATCAGGCACTTATTCACCTGGCCAGACTCCGCTACATTTATTACGTGCCGCACAAGAAAACACCTTTTATTGTTTATACCTCTTCGCGTGAGGATACGCAGTTTGTTGCCATTCCCAAATCAGTTTACGAAGAACGTAAGAAGCGGTTCGAAAAAAGGATTGCTTCAATGGCTGATTATGCTGAAAACGAACGGATTTGCCGCAGCAGGATGTTGCTGATTTATTTTGACGAAAAAAATCCGAAAGATTGTGGCAGCTGCGATGTCTGTTTGCGAAAAACGGAAACCGGATTGACCAATTATGAGTTCAACAAGATTGAAACACTGCTTGCCGAGTCTTTAGAAGCAACTTCTCCGCAGCGGTTAGACAACTTGCTGCAGTCAATTCCGGGTTTTCCTGCCGAGAAAGTGATAAAGGTAATCCGTTTTTTAGTGGATAGGGGTAGATTGTCTTTGAATGACGATGAAATCGCTTTATCTGTCCACCGCCCAGGTTAA
- the recJ gene encoding single-stranded-DNA-specific exonuclease RecJ, whose translation MTYKWNYLTLTTDQKNKKNELTKEIQIDPVLTELLLKRGISSVEEAQKFLYPSLSDLHDPFLLPDMEEAIRRIEQAIGNKERILIYGDYDVDGTTAVSLVYKFLRKITNNIDYYIPDRYDEGYGISIQGIDYAVETDVKLIISLDCGIKAIKKVAYAKEHGIDFIICDHHMPDEELPDAVAVVDAKRADSIYPYNELSGCGVGFKLIHAFSIRNGLAFSDIEPLLDLVAISIAADIVPITGENRVMMHFGLKRLNANPSFGLRGIIEICGLSKKPITVNDIAFKIGPRINASGRMMNGKEAVDLMLAGDMSQAREKAVNIDKYNEDRRELDKRITDEAVDFVDNRFNIAEHKSIVLYNETWHKGIIGIVASRLTEKYYRPAIVLTKSGGMISGSARSVNNFDVYKAIEACKDILENFGGHTYAAGLTLKEENLSEFKRRFDEISFEEIESKMMQPQITVDAEISLNAITPRFVQELALFNPFGPENENPVFVTRGVLDAGGSKLVGRGFHHIKLELVDRTVSEPVQAIAFSSDEHFKKIKEKQPVDVCYTIEENRHGGSTYTQLLVRDIKG comes from the coding sequence ATGACCTACAAATGGAATTATCTTACCCTGACAACCGACCAAAAAAATAAAAAAAATGAACTGACGAAAGAAATACAAATTGATCCCGTACTGACAGAATTGTTGCTGAAACGAGGCATTTCAAGCGTGGAAGAAGCCCAAAAATTTTTGTATCCGAGCCTCAGCGATTTGCACGACCCATTCTTGCTGCCCGATATGGAGGAGGCAATAAGACGTATAGAACAGGCAATCGGGAACAAAGAACGAATTCTTATATACGGAGATTATGATGTAGACGGCACTACCGCCGTTTCGTTGGTTTATAAGTTTTTACGGAAGATAACCAATAACATTGATTATTATATACCGGACAGGTACGACGAAGGGTATGGCATTTCGATTCAGGGAATCGATTATGCCGTTGAGACAGACGTTAAACTTATTATCTCCCTCGATTGCGGCATAAAGGCAATAAAAAAAGTAGCTTACGCTAAAGAGCACGGAATCGATTTTATTATTTGTGACCACCACATGCCCGATGAGGAACTGCCAGATGCTGTGGCAGTCGTAGACGCCAAACGGGCAGACTCCATCTATCCTTACAACGAGCTTTCCGGCTGCGGAGTCGGATTCAAGCTGATTCACGCTTTTTCCATACGTAACGGCTTGGCATTTTCAGATATCGAGCCGTTGCTCGATTTGGTGGCGATAAGTATTGCTGCCGATATCGTGCCCATTACGGGAGAGAACCGGGTGATGATGCATTTTGGGTTGAAACGGTTGAATGCCAATCCCAGTTTTGGATTACGGGGAATTATTGAGATTTGCGGATTAAGTAAAAAGCCCATTACAGTTAATGACATTGCCTTTAAAATCGGTCCGAGGATCAATGCTTCGGGGAGGATGATGAACGGCAAGGAGGCTGTTGATCTGATGCTGGCCGGTGATATGTCGCAGGCCAGAGAGAAAGCAGTCAACATCGATAAATACAACGAAGATCGCCGCGAGTTGGACAAACGGATTACCGACGAGGCCGTTGATTTTGTGGATAACCGTTTTAATATTGCTGAACATAAGAGCATCGTTTTGTACAACGAAACATGGCACAAAGGCATCATTGGCATTGTTGCTTCGAGGTTGACGGAGAAATATTATCGTCCGGCAATCGTTCTTACCAAATCGGGTGGAATGATATCCGGATCGGCGCGGTCTGTCAACAATTTTGACGTTTACAAAGCCATCGAGGCCTGTAAAGATATCCTGGAAAATTTCGGAGGGCACACATACGCCGCCGGTCTGACCCTCAAGGAAGAGAACCTATCGGAGTTCAAGCGCAGGTTTGACGAGATTTCCTTTGAAGAAATCGAAAGTAAAATGATGCAACCTCAAATAACGGTGGATGCGGAAATCTCCCTGAATGCCATTACGCCCAGATTTGTTCAGGAATTAGCGTTGTTCAACCCTTTTGGGCCGGAAAACGAGAACCCTGTCTTTGTTACCCGGGGAGTTTTGGATGCCGGAGGCAGCAAGCTGGTGGGTCGGGGATTTCATCATATCAAGCTTGAGCTTGTGGATAGAACCGTTTCCGAACCCGTACAAGCCATCGCATTCAGTTCCGATGAACATTTCAAGAAAATCAAGGAAAAGCAGCCCGTGGATGTTTGTTACACCATCGAAGAGAACCGTCACGGTGGAAGTACGTATACTCAGTTATTGGTAAGGGATATTAAGGGATAG
- a CDS encoding peptide MFS transporter, whose product MSAAHSSHPKGLYFIFITGMSERFSYYGMRAIFTLYLINALMLDKEFASAIYGNYTGLVYLTPLIGGYVADRYLGMRRSIFWGALLMVMGQFLMFFSALHFENTELAKWLMYGGLGGLIFGNGFFKPNLSSIVGRLYEPGDKRLDSAYTIFYMGVNMGAFMAPLLCGYLGDTGNPADFRWGFLAAAITMVLSLVFYVARNSRYLVGPNGEAIGIVPAQKAGRESAGELGVDLGKKLNVWQLSLWAVGGVLLFFLFLKGFDGDIIGAVIYSACIVVPGFVISDPTLTKIERQRILVIYIIAFFVIFFWAAFEQAGISLTYFAEEQTNRHVFGWTMPASWFQSFNAVFVVLLAPFFSALWIKLGQKNREPASPTKQAIGLFLLSLGYLLIAIGVKNVAPDAKVSMLWLTGLYFIHTMGELTLSPIGLSMVNKLSPVRFASLLMGVWYLSMATANKFAGTLSSLYPEVGKTKIFLGFEVTTLFDFFMIFVVMSVLASVVLFVLSKTLQKLMHGIR is encoded by the coding sequence ATGTCTGCTGCACACTCCTCTCACCCCAAAGGGCTGTACTTTATTTTTATTACCGGAATGTCGGAACGCTTCAGTTACTACGGAATGCGTGCTATTTTCACCCTGTACCTTATCAATGCGCTGATGCTCGATAAAGAGTTTGCGTCCGCCATTTACGGAAACTATACCGGGCTGGTTTACCTGACCCCGCTTATTGGAGGCTACGTTGCTGACAGGTATCTGGGCATGCGCCGCTCCATATTCTGGGGGGCGCTTCTGATGGTGATGGGGCAGTTCCTGATGTTTTTCAGTGCTCTCCATTTCGAAAACACCGAACTGGCCAAATGGCTGATGTACGGCGGATTGGGCGGCCTTATTTTCGGCAATGGTTTTTTTAAGCCCAACTTATCGTCAATTGTCGGCAGGCTCTATGAACCCGGAGACAAAAGGCTCGATTCAGCCTACACCATTTTCTATATGGGAGTGAATATGGGTGCTTTTATGGCTCCTCTGCTGTGCGGATACCTGGGTGACACCGGGAATCCGGCCGACTTCAGGTGGGGTTTCCTCGCAGCTGCAATAACTATGGTGTTAAGCCTGGTGTTCTATGTTGCCAGAAACAGCCGTTACCTGGTAGGCCCCAACGGTGAGGCCATCGGAATAGTTCCTGCCCAAAAGGCCGGGCGTGAAAGTGCAGGAGAGTTGGGTGTTGATCTGGGTAAAAAACTGAATGTTTGGCAGTTATCCCTGTGGGCAGTTGGCGGTGTCCTTTTGTTTTTCCTTTTCCTGAAAGGGTTCGACGGAGACATCATCGGTGCCGTTATCTATTCGGCTTGTATCGTTGTTCCCGGCTTTGTCATTTCTGATCCCACACTGACAAAAATTGAACGGCAACGGATCCTGGTAATTTACATCATTGCATTTTTCGTTATTTTCTTTTGGGCCGCTTTTGAACAAGCGGGAATCTCTTTAACCTACTTCGCCGAAGAACAAACCAACCGCCATGTTTTCGGATGGACAATGCCTGCGAGCTGGTTTCAATCGTTCAACGCGGTATTTGTCGTGCTGCTGGCTCCGTTTTTTTCCGCGCTCTGGATTAAGTTGGGTCAAAAAAACAGGGAACCGGCTTCCCCGACCAAGCAGGCTATCGGGTTGTTTTTACTTTCGCTGGGGTACTTGCTCATTGCTATCGGTGTGAAAAATGTGGCACCGGATGCGAAAGTGAGCATGCTCTGGCTTACCGGTTTGTATTTTATCCATACCATGGGCGAGCTAACCCTCTCTCCCATCGGGTTGTCGATGGTTAATAAATTGTCCCCTGTACGCTTTGCCTCGTTGCTGATGGGCGTATGGTATTTGTCGATGGCTACAGCCAACAAATTCGCCGGAACGTTAAGTTCTCTCTATCCCGAAGTAGGAAAGACTAAAATATTCCTTGGTTTTGAGGTTACTACGTTGTTCGATTTTTTCATGATTTTTGTGGTTATGTCGGTCTTGGCGTCGGTAGTGTTGTTTGTCTTATCCAAAACACTGCAAAAACTGATGCACGGAATCCGGTAA